The following proteins are encoded in a genomic region of Pangasianodon hypophthalmus isolate fPanHyp1 chromosome 26, fPanHyp1.pri, whole genome shotgun sequence:
- the cab39l gene encoding calcium-binding protein 39-like, with protein MPLFGKSHKSPTDIVKALKDNLSILVKQDKKTEKASEEVSKCLVAMKEILYGTNDKEPHTETVAQLAQELYNSGLLISLVENLQVIDFEGKKDVCQIFNNILRRQIGTRSPTVEYFCSHQEVLFILLKGYETPQVALNCGIMLRECIRHEPLAKIILHSEHFNDFFSYVEMSTFDIASDAFATFKDLLTRHKVLVAEFLEQNYDAVFENYEKLLHSENYVTKRQSLKLLGELLLDRHNFTVMTRYISKPENLKLMMNLLRDKSPNIQFEAFHVFKVFVANPNKTQPIIDILLKNQTKLIDFLSNFQKDRTDDEQFNDEKTYLIKQIRDLKKPAS; from the exons ATGCCACTGTTTGGTAAATCTCACAAGAGTCCCACGGACATTGTGAAGGCTCTGAAGGACAACCTGTCCATCCTGGTGAAGCAGGACAAGAAGACAGAGAAG gcctcAGAGGAGGTGTCTAAATGTCTGGTGGCGATGAAGGAGATCTTGTACGGCACCAACGACAAGGAACCACACACGGAGACGGTGGCCCAGCTGGCCCAAGAGCTGTACAACAGCGGCCTGCTCATCTCCCTGGTGGAGAACCTGCAGGTCATCGACTTTGAG GGGAAGAAGGACGTGTGTCAGATCTTCAACAACATCCTACGCAGGCAGATTGGCACCCGCAGTCCCACAGTGGAATATTTCTGCTCCCATCAGGAAGTGCTCTTCATCCTGCTCAAAGG GTATGAGACTCCTCAGGTGGCGCTGAACTGCGGCATCATGCTGCGTGAGTGCATCCGGCATGAACCGCTCGCCAAAATCATCCTGCACTCGGAGCATTTCAACGACTTTTTCAGCTATGTGGAAATGTCAACGTTCGACATTGCCTCTGATGCATTCGCCACCTTCAAG GACCTTCTTACAAGACACAAGGTTCTAGTGGCAGAATTTTTAGAACAGAACTATGATGCG GTCTTTGAGAACTATGAGAAGCTGCTGCACTCTGAAAACTATGTGACAAAGAGGCAGTCACTGAAG CTGTTGGGTGAGCTCCTGCTGGACAGACACAACTTCACTGTGATGACGAGGTACATCAGCAAGCCGGAGAACCTCAAACTCATGATGAACCTGTTGAGAGACAAAAGTCCCAATATCCAGTTTGAGGCGTTCCACGTTTTCAAG gtgTTTGTGGCAAACCCTAACAAAACGCAGCCCATCATAGACATCCTTCTGAAGAACCAGACGAAGCTCATCGACTTCCTTAGCAACTTCCAGAAGGACCGCACGGACGACGAGCAGTTTAACGACGAAAAGACGTACCTCATTAAACAGATACGAGACTTAAAGAAACCCGCCTCCTAA